The sequence below is a genomic window from Rhinopithecus roxellana isolate Shanxi Qingling chromosome 19, ASM756505v1, whole genome shotgun sequence.
AACTCACCTGTGTGAGTCTTTCTTACATTTAGATTATGTTCGTCCTTTTGGCAGTTGCATCATGTAATAGCTGTGCAAACCAACCACTGACTGAAATCCCTGAGTCTCTTTTCCACCTGAACTGTTGCTGATCCAGGTCCCCCATCCTCATGAGGGTTGAAAGTACCGGCTGTGAAGCCCCACAGAGCTGAACCCCTCATTTGTGATTGTATGACTTTGACCAAAGTAGTTATTTTCTCTGaacctcattttccttaaaatggggattataatgAAACCTAACTCAAAGGGTGTATCATGATAATGCACAATTTTCAGCCCATCTCCTACACTACTGAGACTCAGCCATGTATAGATTTAGTCCTAGCCTCATCCGAGGCTCTGTCAAAAATAATGATCAATTGAGAACCAAGGACATGTCTCTGGCACCTCACTAGAGGTTTCCCTAACATCCAGCTCTATTCAGAATCTGTATTTCCCAGAGATTCCAAaatactcaaaacaaaaaaagaaggtgaTACCTTGACTCTCCACCCCACAACCTAGAGTTgtgcctccctccaccccacaacctAGGATTGTCCCTTACCTTTTGTCTCATCTTGGTCACCAGATTTTGAGGAAGAAGACTGGGAATGGGATGATTTTCCGCTTCCTCCTCCATAGCCGCCACCACTTCCACTCCCTTCTTCACCACCTCCGTAGCTGCCTCCACTTTCACCTCCAAAACCACTTCCTCCACCATGGCTGCCCCCACTTCCTCCCCTGGACCCACTTCCTCCACCATAGCCACCCCCACTTCCTCCTCCAGAGCCACTTCCTCCTCCATAGTTGCCCCCACTTCCTCCACTATGGCCACCTCCACTTCCTCCGCTATGGCCACCTCCACTTCCTCCACCATAGCCACCTCCAGAACCACTTCCTCCACCATAGCTGCCTCCACTTCCTCCCCTGGAACCTCTTCCATAActtcctccacttcctcctcGACCTCCTTGGCCACCTCCAAGACCAATTTTTCCAGCTCCGGAGGATTcactaggaaagaaagaaaacaagagagttAAAATGAGTggcccacacacacatatataaggaTGGACCTGGATAGAGTCAGGACCCAAACATgaatctttctgttttccttcttgggAGGACAGAATCTGGGCTGGCACCATAGCTGGGAGGGGAGAGCTTCCAGTTTAGACTGTGGAGCCTTCCCCTCCCTGGAGCAGGGAGGCAGCCCCTTCTCTCAGTGTCACCATCCTCCTTCCCCAAAGCCCAAATGCAGTGAGATCCCCACCGCCCCCAGGATGAAGAAGTCCTCAACCCATAAGACCCTGTGTATAAGAACTTCCCCCAGCTGCCTCTATCCAGAGGGGCAGAAGGAGTATTAGAGGCCTAAGGGACCCCTGGGGTTCCACCGAATCCTGGGGCACCTACAAGTCTTCCTGGCCTCCCTCAAGGAGGTTGCGGTAGGTCTGGATTTCCTGCTCCAGCCGCATCTTAATGCTGAGCAAAAGGCTGTATTCCTGATTCTGGCACTCAATCTCTTGCCGGACATCAGTGATCTGGGCCTCCAAGTTACTGATCTGCTCCTGGATCATCTGCAGCTGGCCACAGTAGCGGTTCTTCGTGTCTTCCAAGCTCTTCTCCAGGGCTGCTTTCTAAGGGTCAGGAGAAGGCTTTAAGAGGGATGCTACATCATAACTCCTCTTCTTCCCACTCCTGGGCTGCAAAGCCTTCCTGTGCCCCACCTTGGCAATGAGTCTACAGCAGAGCTACCAACCTTGCTGAGCTGAGACTGCAGCtcaatctccaactcctggacacCGTGCCGGAGCTGGGTCACCTCCTTGGCACTGGACTGCACCTCCTGACCGCTACTGGATACCTCGTTCTCGATCTGGGTTATCTGCAAAACCAAAGGCTCAGTAAGCATCAGGCTGGGCCAGGAGCTTCAGTGGGCGAGATTCTGCCCCATTCAACCAGGATCTTCACCTGCAGGGCCAAGGCTGATCCAAAGCCAAGGACAAGTCTTTCTGAGTTCTGGGTACCCTCCAGCCATGCAGGTTTGTCCAGTCCTCTCAACATGACATTCCCTCTCAACAAGGTTGCAAGACCCTTCACACTTTGTCTCACAACCATCTTTCTAATCTAACCTTATTCCGAACTTCCCCcacctttcacacacacacacacataccacagaCCATGCCTTCATGTATGTGCCAGACTCTGGCTAGGCACTGGAGACTCAAGGAGGAAGAGAACCACCAAGGAGTTCAGTACAGTATGGGAGACATACTGTATCCCTCTCTTGTAGTCTTACATTACATAGCATTAGATTAAATTGTTCACGTTCTGCTTTTGTTCACACACATCTAATAAACTGTGAGCTTCTCAAGGCAACAATCTTCTTTGGCTCATATCTGAGACATCAATACCTCTGAGACATCAATACTTTACATATAACATGGCActaagaaactactttgtaatgATGTTGGTATGCAGTGAATGAAGATGGTTGAATGACTTCCATTGGAAGATGGATAAATGACAGCTGCACTGAGAGATGGAGAGATAGGAGGATGAAGGAATGGGAGGCCGGAGGGATGGAGATATGCATAGATGGAGGGGAGGAGTTTGAATGGGCAGCCCACTCTGCTCACCTGAGTCTCATATTGATTCTCGATGTCCTTTCTGTTCTTAGCAATGAGCTGCTCATACTCCTGACGCATGTCATTGAGGGTCTTGGTGAGATCTTTGCCAGGAGCGACGTTTATCTCCACATTGACATCTCCACTGTTCTGCCCAGTCAGCTGACTCATCTCCTGCCAGGGAGGAAAGGGAGATGAGGTCAGGGATAAAGTCCTCTGCACCACCTTTCAGATTTCTCCTGTGGTCCCCACAGGGTACAAAAAGGGGACACAGTTGTGAAGCCAAAGCCCACCCACTACCATAGGTGATGCCAAGGAGAAGCTGAAAGTGTCCTCCAGAGCAAAGGAGAGGGTGTCTCCCAGGTAATTCTCCAAAGCTCCCCTGCTGTCTCAGCATTtctgctcctccctctccccagtaACCCATAAGCCCAGCACCCTACCTCCTTATGATTCTTCTTGAGGGCCATCAGCTCCTCCTGCAGAGTCTCATACTGCATCTCCAGGTCAGACTTCTCCATGGTCAGATTGTCCAGCACCTGCCGCAGGCCATTGATGTCAGCATCCACTCCTTGCCGCAGGTTTTGCTCCATCTCGAACCTGCAGACCAGCCAGGGGTAGAAAATAATCAAGAGGGAACCAGGCCCTACCAGGACCTCCAGAGCACTGAGGTTCAGGGGGTAAGGGCTGATgacaggagaggaaaggagaagcagGACTCACTTTATCCTGAAGTCATCTAGTGTCATGCGAGTGTTGTCGATGTCCACAAGAGTTTTGTTGTTGCCCACTGTCAGGTccacaatctgaaaaaaaaatgacacaaccATGAAATCACACTGTGGACCACTGCTGGGAGGGCAAGAGGTCAGGCAAAGCCACAAGAGGTGAGGATTCCATTCAGGAAGATTCTCAAGAGAAATGAGGAACTTCCAACAGCTGGGACATGGCACAGACCCCTTCCAGCCTTCAACGAAGATGTTTGGTGTGGCcttcattcgttcattcaacaaatatttgaagatcTACTGCAAAGGGCATTGTAGGATTTAGAGATTACTGACATCCTGTTCCTCAAGGAGCCCACCATTGACTACAAAGTCAAAAGTGTCCTAAAAGAGTTCAAGGAAAGGAGAGGTGGCTTATGGCAATGGGAGATCAAGAAAGACTTCAGGAAGGAGGTGGCTGGCAATTGAATTGGGTGCTGAAGGATGGCTAGGgtgtaatattaataaataaatggaagaggtTTGGAGTAGAAGAAACAGCACATCCAGAGACATGCAGGAATGAAAACAAGAGGAATCACTGAGCATATTGAAGAGTCAGACTGTGAGCTCCACCAGAACTCAGTCTAGCACATCACTGTGTCTACCCAGAGCAACCCTGAGGGTAGGCACTCACTGAACTGAATGCCtgaataaatggatagatagatggacatgtgggtggagggagggagggagggagggagggaaggatggatggatggatggatggatggatggatggatggatggatggatagatagctTCTTTTCCCAGAGTTCTGGATCCTCTCCATCACTTGAATAACCAAATGTACAATCGGGTCCAAAATACCTCAAAAGATCAAGATACACTCCTAAAGAAGCCTAGGAGAAGTACAAAGGAAGACAGAGTACTGACTTAGACCAGACCTAAAGGAGGTTCCACATCCAGTCCCAGCTCAGCTCATGTTAACCCAGGCCTCCTCTCTGCTCTGCCCAAACTCTGAAAgttgaagaaatggaaatgaacCCTCAGAGCACAGGCCAAAGTCCTATCCTGGGATCCCCAGAAACCAAACACAAGTTTGTTTCTGATGAAAGCGTACATTTCCAAAACGTGGACTCCCTGGCTATTATCTGAGCTTAGAGTTTAGCGTTTTACCTTTTTTGGAAGATAAAGAATGTAGGAGGAAAAGACCAAGACAGAGACAGTTTCCTGCACCTACCTGGTCCTTGAGATCATCAATAGTGTTGTAGTAAGAGGAGTAGTTCTTCTGGACTGCAGCAGGGCCCTTCTTGTCATACCAATCCTGGATCTTATTCTCCAGGTCATTGTTGGCCTCCTCTAGAGCCTGCACCTTATCCAAGTAAGAGGCCAGCCGAGTATTGAGTTCCTGCATGGCGCTCTTCTCATTAGTAGTCAGAATACCACCATCACCGCCTCCAGCACCACCTCCAAAGCCCCCAAATCCACCCCCATAGCCACCACCAAACCCACCCCCATAGCTACCACCAAAGCCACCTCCAGAACCACCACCAAAGCCACCTCCAAAACCCCCCGAACTACCATAGCCTCCAGAAGCACCACCAAAACCTCTGGAACCACCCCCAAAGCCACCGCCTAAACTACTGGCACTAAAACCACCCCCAGATCCTCCGCCGTAGCTGTAGCCAAAACTGCCGCCACCTCCCCTCCCACAGACACGAGAGCTTCCCCCTCCATAGCCACTGGAAGAGCTGAATCGGCCCCCTCCTCCACCGCCCCCTGAGGAGCTGAAGCGGCTGTAGGAAGACCTTATGCTGCCCCCGCTGCCCACGCCGCCCCCGCCACCCCCGCCGCTGCGGCTCAAGTGGGACGAGGAGAACTGTCTGCAGCTCATGACACGGCTGGTAGCTCACGGGTTAAGAAGCAGTGGTAGGAGTGCTGCCGGCTCCCAAGTGCAGGGTACAGAGCTGTCCCTGGGACTGCCTACTTATACCCCCAGCTGAAGGTGGCACACCTAGGTGTGCCCTTGGTCTGTGCCAGCCTCCCCCCACAGACCTGAGAGAGGTCTGGGATACAGAGGCAGCTCGGCTGCCCCAGGCTCAGCGTCCTTTGGTGACTGCCTGGAGGCAACCCAGCCTCTCTCCATTGTGTGGGATAATTTGATGATATTAGGCTGTCAGGGCCACCATAAATCAGCTCCACTGCCACAGGGGTGACCTAGATCCTGGAGCCTGGTCTCTGGCTGGCCCCAACGGCAGGTCTGAGACTTAGCCCCTTCAGGATAGAAACTCGCAGGAACAGAGTCACCTCCTCTATTGATGGTCAGTGCTGTCTGCATCCCTCCTTGCTCCCACCTTGTGCCCACTGTGGGCTGAGCTGGAACCAGGGTACTAAGGAGTTATCATAGAGGAGGGGGAGGCATAGGCCCTGCCCTTGTAGAGCCCCAAAAGGATGAAAACCAGTCCTTGCTCTCAGGATCCTCAAGGCTTTCTGCAGAGACTGAGGCTCTGCCCTTGAGAGACTCCAGTTTGATAAGAAGACAACAGGCATGGCCAAAAGATGGAGAGAGGCACCCAGACCTTGCCCGCCGGTGCTCAAGGACAGCGTGCAGAGTCCACACAAAGGGCTGGGAGAAGAAAGTGGACCAAATAAACAAGGGGGTGCCGACACTAGCTGACCTCTGAGCAGGAATGCAAGTGGCTCGACTGTCCTGGTCCTTTTGCAGGGCCCAGCAGGGAGTGTGGAATTGACCTTGGTCGAGTGCGTACCCAATACGGAGCTCGGGAGGGGATACAGAGACGTGTGACTTATCCCTGCTCCTGGCAGAAACTTGGATGTATATTCTCGTCACCAAGGCCAGAAGAGAATGGTGAAGAATGCACTGGTCTCTGGTCTGCCTACCTGAGCTCCATCCAGCTCTGTGCTCACGAGCTGTGGGACTTTGATAAGTTACTTAactactctgtgcctcagtttcctcctctgaaaaacGTTGATATGAATAGTTTGTCCATCTCCTAGTAAGAGACTTGTGAGAAATGCTCAAAAAATGTTTGACTGTCTCTGATCATTCAGCCCCCTAACTCCCTGTCAACTCTGCCCTCACCCGGACCTTAGCCATGAGCTTCTAactgccctccctgcctctcccatgTCCCTCTGACTCTTCCTGCAGagcagccagaatgatctttctaatcCATGTCTGACAACATCACTTCACTGGCTTCGCTCTACCCTCAAGATAAGGTCCATATTGCTGGCACATAGGCCAGTCCCCATTTTTCCATTCCTGCCCCATCTCCCACCATCCCCCTGACCCCCTAGAAAACCATACAACGCTCCCCAAACGCCCTTCTTCCCTCTAAGAATACTCGGCACTTGCCGTGACCTCTAATTGAAATGTCCCTCTCCATCTTTTCTACACAGAAAACTACTCATCTTCAGTGATCGCTCTGAGtgcctcctcctctgtcttcctGTACTCTCACCCCCTGGGTTTGTACTGTGCTCTGTTATAGTGTCTCACACTTATCTCCATGGCTCTATGAAGCACTTGATGAAGAATAAAAGTTcatgtactgaaaaaaaaagaagaaagctctctcTGTTGGCAGCAAGAGCTCCTCTAAACCTGCCTGTGCTCATCTTGTACCTGCCCCATTGCCTAGCGCCACGTCTGGTCCAAGTAAGATGCCAACACATACGAGATGGAGGACAGATACCAGTCATTCCAGAAAGATGCTCATTGCTGAAAAGGAGCTAAAGGTAAGGAAAGAGAGGCCAGAATGGTCAGCAAGGGCCTGAAAGAAGCAATGCCTGCAGGTTTAGGAGGCATAGATGACTGGTGTTTCTTGAGGGGCTTTTAACTGATGCTCAGCGACTGTCAAATAATACTGAAGTGGCCGCATACAGTGgtctacgcctgtaatcccagcactttggaaagccaaggcgggcagattgcctgagctcaggagtttgagatcagcctgggcaagatggcaaagccccgtctctactaaaaatataaaataataatccgGGTGtcatggtgcacgcctgtaatcccagctactcaggaggttgaggcatgagaaccacttgagtccaggaggcacaagttgcagtgagctgagatctgtgccactgcgctccagactgggctacagagcaagactctgtctcaaaaaaaataaataataataataataatgaagcaCTTGGAGAGAAGATGTCTTTTTTCcatgttggttggttggttggttggttggttggttggttggttggttttgagacaagagtctcactctgtcatccaagctggagtgcaatggcatgatcacagctcactgcagcctcaacctcctggactcaagccatcctccagcctcggcctcccaagtaggtgggactacaggcacacaccaccatgctcagctaattttttttcataaagatggggtttccctatgttgcccaggctgatcttgaactcctgggctcaaatgagcctcctgtctcagcctcccaaagtgctgggattacaggcatgagccactgtacctggcctctttttctacttttctatctTCTGATTAGTCAAGGATGAAATCTCATTTGGACGCTATGGCCTCTCCAATGCCCCACCACACTTATCAATCACCCTGTTCAAAAAAAGAGAGCCAGCTTTGGGCTCAGAACCTTTAGAAAGTAACGGCATCTAGTTAGAAGTTACGTATTTCTGTATATCATTTCCTTCTGCTTCTGGCAAGTGagtatgattttctttttggtagTAATGTaagatttcctttataaatgtatTAGTTGAAATGAAAGGTGAGTTAATTTACcaaaatgtgttaaataaatatataaatggatggtacaaaatatgttaaattaaaaattaagcaagtagtttaagttttgaaaattaaaagagaatgcAATTCTCTTTTATTCAATATTCAGAGAATCCTGAAGGCATTTTATGAATGGTTAATACATGGGAGACTCTTAGATCAAGGCTAGTGGCTTTAATTGATtccctttctactttcttttttttttttttttttttttttttgagatggagtctcgctctgtcgcccaggctggagtgcagtggcacgatctccgctcagctcactacaagctccacctcccgggttcacgccattctcctgcctcagcctcctgagtagctgggactacaggcacccaccaccatgcctggctaaatttttttttttttttttttttttttttttttttttgtatttttagtagagacgaggtttcgctgtgttagccaggaaggtctctatctcctgacctcgtgatccgcccacctcggcctcccaaagtgctgggggattacaggcatgagccaccgcacccagcctctactTTCTTAAACAGTTTTAAACAATTCAAGGTCTTTGCCAAGCTCTGCTGGGAAGCCCAGAATCTCCTGCAATGTGTTCCAAGGCCTGAGAAGTTACCCTCTTTCCCATGCCCATGCTGATGCCACCACTCTGGTTGGGACATAAGCCCCAGGTCCTGGGTCCTTGAGTTGGATGAAGAAGTCGGTGGTGCTGTGGGTGGGCCACCCTGGAAAGATCCAGCAGAGTGGCATTTTCAGAACCCTGCTCTGTCATCTGCAAATGTATCTGTGTTGGGGGATCCTAAGAACAGCTGAGACCCGCCTGACTGAGCAGAAGCTCCCTGCTGGGGCACCCCGGCCAGCTAAGCCTCTTGAGAGATGGCCCTGCTTTCCAGCCCTGGTGTCAAACCCCAACCCCTGTCCTCACCCACCTTCTCCACTTCCCACCCTCCAGCCCTGTCCTAAGCCTCACCCAGCCCAAAGCGGCAGGTTTTGTCCCTCAGAATTCCTCCCAGCTGCCGGGGAAAGTGAGCTGGGCATGAGGACCACTGTGGGGTGGAGAGCACAGTAGCCCCCCAGCCAGGCAGGGCTGGGTCACCGGCcagtctctccctcccttcctctgtgATCCTCAAagctggcctcagtttcctcatgagaAGCTCCTTCATGCACTGTTGCCAAGGGCCATAAAGACAGAGGGCTcccgcccgtaatcccagcactttgggaggccaaggcgggcagatcacaaagtcaggagatcgagaccatcctggctaacatggtgaaaccccacctctactgaaaacaaaagaaattagccaggcgtggtggcaggcacctgtagtcccagctactcgggagactgaagcaggagaatggtgtgaacccgggaagcagagcttgcagtgagccgagatcgcaccactgcactccagcctgggcgacagagtgagactctgtctcaaaaaaaaaaaaaaaagaaaaagaaaaggcagcggATTCCCTAGATGAATGCCCAACTGCTGCCCACATGTAGCCCCTGCCACATTGGCCCTCCTCCCCCCACATCTGGCCTTGTTCCAACACAAAGAGGAGCTTGCTGTGCTTGCAGCTCCTACGGTCCAGATAGGCGGTCTTGCTCCAGCTGCAGCAGAGCAccatctcttcccttctcccaaGCTCTCTGCCTGGCATAGGAACCAGACTGGGCAAGATGGGGCCAGGGATGAGGAAGGCCAACAGCCGTGGCCTGAGTGAATGATTTCTTCTAAGTCATGTGACATGGCTCACTCTTCCAACCTCTCAGGGCTCAGGGTCTGCCCTCTGAGCCCCACCTTCAACACCTCCCATGGGAGCCCTCCAAAGAATGAACCAGGAATGGAAACGGGCGAGCCCATGGCACCCTGGCACCTGAGACCCAGCGAGAATCAACACTGCCTCACCAACCAATGTGCAAGGCTGCAGCCTAGACCCAGTGCCAGGATCCCAAATGCAGGCCCTCCCCTTGGGGAGTGGATGGAGTAGGAGAGAAGGGGCTGCAAGGACCCACACAGGCagacagagggacagagagggaACAAAAGATTCCACTTGCAAGGTGTCCCCAGAGGCAAAGGTATCATCCACTGGGGACATGGAGACCTGGAAGCAGCACAAGGACAGCTTTGCTCTGGTCGTGGGAGCCCTCTTGCTTGTCTGCAAGCAGCCTCCCACACCCCCAATTTACTCCCCATTGCTGTCTGTCATTGATCCCCAGGTGGGGCCAGGGAGGGACCTGAGTCAGCATGTGGCTGGCTGCTGGGAGAGGGAGCACCAGCTGAGTCACGGCTCCTCCCCTGGAGCATCCATGAGCCATCCAGGCAGGTGTGCACTGCCCACTGGCGCAGGGCTGTGGGTACCTGCACCTGTCTGTCAACACTGAT
It includes:
- the KRT9 gene encoding keratin, type I cytoskeletal 9, which produces MSCRQFSSSHLSRSGGGGGGGVGSGGSIRSSYSRFSSSGGGGGGGRFSSSSGYGGGSSRVCGRGGGGSFGYSYGGGSGGGFSASSLGGGFGGGSRGFGGASGGYGSSGGFGGGFGGGSGGGFGGSYGGGFGGGYGGGFGGFGGGAGGGDGGILTTNEKSAMQELNTRLASYLDKVQALEEANNDLENKIQDWYDKKGPAAVQKNYSSYYNTIDDLKDQIVDLTVGNNKTLVDIDNTRMTLDDFRIKFEMEQNLRQGVDADINGLRQVLDNLTMEKSDLEMQYETLQEELMALKKNHKEEMSQLTGQNSGDVNVEINVAPGKDLTKTLNDMRQEYEQLIAKNRKDIENQYETQITQIENEVSSSGQEVQSSAKEVTQLRHGVQELEIELQSQLSKKAALEKSLEDTKNRYCGQLQMIQEQISNLEAQITDVRQEIECQNQEYSLLLSIKMRLEQEIQTYRNLLEGGQEDFESSGAGKIGLGGGQGGRGGSGGSYGRGSRGGSGGSYGGGSGSGGGYGGGSGGGHSGGSGGGHSGGSGGNYGGGSGSGGGSGGGYGGGSGSRGGSGGSHGGGSGFGGESGGSYGGGEEGSGSGGGYGGGSGKSSHSQSSSSKSGDQDETKGFLSRY